A single genomic interval of Candidatus Jordarchaeales archaeon harbors:
- a CDS encoding energy-coupling factor transporter transmembrane component T has protein sequence MPLVVESYLPSTPMIEYFSTRKSFYHTFHTISKLVFSLSMVLVTVYLKTALLVTLTSIVAVSFMLLARLPMKNVLSWSLAPLFFAATFCIFLPLIGYPPLSAALLVIKAVTAAWFMLLLVLTTPITSLSRVVSKISPPWLADMLMLVSRYFFLFFDEAQRMFKAMNARGNPPLTRKVALVANIMADLFVRGYERAEKVYIAMVSRGYNGKIPSTFHERFKLRDALFVAAALAFSSLLVYLEVFVF, from the coding sequence TTGCCGCTGGTCGTTGAAAGCTATCTTCCAAGCACACCTATGATCGAGTACTTCTCCACGCGTAAGTCATTTTACCACACTTTCCACACTATTTCTAAGCTCGTATTCTCTCTCTCCATGGTGCTCGTCACCGTTTACCTTAAGACCGCTTTACTGGTTACTTTAACCTCCATAGTGGCTGTTTCATTCATGCTGCTCGCCCGCCTCCCGATGAAAAACGTCTTATCGTGGTCCCTTGCACCCCTTTTCTTCGCTGCAACTTTCTGTATTTTCCTGCCGTTAATAGGCTACCCTCCTCTCAGCGCCGCCCTACTAGTCATTAAAGCTGTTACAGCTGCGTGGTTCATGTTGCTGCTGGTGTTAACCACGCCCATAACCAGTCTTTCAAGGGTCGTCTCGAAGATTTCTCCTCCGTGGCTCGCTGACATGCTGATGCTTGTTTCAAGGTACTTCTTCCTGTTCTTCGACGAAGCTCAAAGGATGTTTAAAGCCATGAATGCGAGGGGCAACCCTCCGCTAACCAGGAAAGTGGCGCTCGTCGCCAATATTATGGCCGACCTTTTCGTAAGAGGCTACGAGAGAGCGGAGAAAGTGTATATAGCGATGGTCTCCAGGGGGTATAATGGAAAAATCCCTTCAACGTTCCATGAACGCTTTAAACTTCGAGACGCTCTTTTCGTCGCCGCGGCACTCGCCTTCTCATCTCTACTCGTCTACTTGGAGGTGTTCGTTTTTTGA
- a CDS encoding energy-coupling factor ABC transporter ATP-binding protein yields the protein MKAVEVVCVEHAYPDGTKALCGARLDVEEGEAVAILGPNGSGKTTLILHLNGTLLPSEGAVKIFGKPVSKKNLDWVRKTVGVVFQNPDDQLFMPTVFDDVAFGPLNTMPREEALIEAEAAMEELGITELKDRVPHFLSEGQKRLVAIAGVIAMKPKILVLDEPTVGLDSEARDRIIQTLSLLKERYKLTLIFSTFDVEIVPLLADKVVVLKNGCTIYQGDVRSALTNTRLLREARLDLPPYVRLAEALNLEEKPLTLDEAVSLISKLLKKTNKTPAF from the coding sequence TTGAAAGCCGTTGAGGTAGTATGTGTCGAGCACGCTTACCCTGATGGAACCAAGGCACTGTGCGGTGCTCGCCTAGACGTTGAGGAAGGAGAAGCGGTAGCAATACTTGGGCCAAACGGCTCCGGCAAGACAACCCTGATCCTCCACCTGAACGGAACACTTCTTCCAAGCGAGGGCGCCGTCAAAATATTTGGGAAACCAGTATCTAAGAAAAACCTCGACTGGGTTAGGAAGACCGTGGGCGTAGTGTTTCAAAACCCCGACGACCAGCTCTTCATGCCCACAGTTTTCGATGACGTGGCCTTCGGCCCTCTGAACACTATGCCCCGAGAGGAGGCTCTAATAGAAGCTGAAGCCGCAATGGAGGAGCTTGGCATCACAGAGTTAAAGGACAGGGTCCCCCACTTTCTCAGCGAGGGACAAAAGAGACTTGTCGCCATAGCAGGGGTCATAGCGATGAAGCCCAAAATCCTCGTCCTCGACGAGCCAACTGTAGGATTAGACTCGGAGGCTCGAGACAGAATAATTCAGACACTATCTTTACTTAAAGAGCGCTACAAGCTAACCCTGATTTTTTCCACCTTTGACGTTGAAATAGTACCGTTACTCGCCGACAAAGTGGTAGTGCTCAAAAACGGGTGCACCATTTACCAAGGGGACGTGAGGAGCGCGCTAACCAACACCCGTCTTCTCAGAGAGGCGCGCCTCGACCTCCCACCATACGTAAGGCTAGCTGAAGCCTTAAATTTAGAGGAGAAACCCTTAACCTTAGACGAAGCCGTCTCACTAATCTCGAAACTCTTAAAGAAGACAAACAAAACCCCAGCTTTCTAA
- a CDS encoding transposase, with protein sequence MSSSLYQVRAYNIKHGYEVSEFLEAYRLMLQRAIDEIWARIRWVEKFNRFGRRRIIPIIPKDGAFKNHYLRDLLMKDWAYSKHYVDSAIKQAYSILKSWRRNYVKGEKSRQKPTVKKRFVRIKETLYSFRDGKIRVSLKPYREYLEFDISKAWFLKKVRGELGELILGEKYLTVMFRFKEKKGDAKGRIAWDCNERSLDGFNPKLGWVRVDLTELFHIHRVYELKRRRLQEKASKKPSLRRVLDKYSRRERNRARDFIHKLTTFLSREYEGYIHGFEDLEKKRMFNSSKRHNREVAKSNWKTIQSFMAYKSKTMPINPKNTSKRCSRCGMINAPKGARYECKGCGLRIDRQLNAAINLYLQMKGLSPSKRLFNELMRAWSGFTLTGGEANEGSYELVRSPRLVNPKSYASLSKTT encoded by the coding sequence GTGTCAAGCAGCTTATATCAGGTTAGAGCGTATAACATTAAGCATGGCTATGAAGTTTCAGAGTTTCTGGAAGCGTATAGGCTAATGCTTCAGAGGGCGATAGACGAAATATGGGCTAGGATTAGGTGGGTTGAGAAATTCAATAGATTTGGGAGGCGTAGGATCATCCCAATCATACCTAAAGATGGAGCGTTCAAGAACCATTACTTAAGGGATTTGTTGATGAAGGATTGGGCCTACTCAAAGCACTACGTCGATTCAGCTATTAAGCAGGCATACAGCATCCTGAAGTCTTGGAGGAGAAATTATGTTAAAGGCGAGAAGAGTAGGCAGAAGCCAACCGTCAAGAAAAGGTTTGTTAGAATCAAGGAGACGTTGTATAGCTTTAGGGATGGAAAGATAAGAGTGAGTCTTAAACCTTATAGGGAGTACCTAGAGTTCGACATCTCAAAAGCGTGGTTTTTAAAGAAGGTAAGGGGAGAGTTAGGCGAGCTCATACTTGGAGAGAAGTATCTAACGGTCATGTTTAGGTTCAAAGAAAAGAAGGGAGACGCGAAAGGCAGGATCGCATGGGACTGCAATGAGAGAAGCTTGGATGGATTTAATCCGAAGCTAGGCTGGGTTAGGGTTGATTTAACGGAGCTCTTCCACATTCACAGGGTCTATGAATTGAAGAGGAGGCGGCTGCAGGAGAAAGCGTCTAAGAAGCCCTCGCTCAGAAGGGTTCTAGACAAATATTCGAGGAGGGAGAGAAACAGGGCTAGAGACTTCATCCATAAGCTGACAACTTTCCTCTCCAGAGAATACGAAGGATACATACATGGCTTCGAAGACTTGGAGAAGAAGCGGATGTTTAACAGCTCAAAGAGACATAACAGGGAGGTTGCGAAGAGCAACTGGAAGACCATACAGTCCTTTATGGCATATAAGTCGAAGACAATGCCCATCAACCCGAAGAATACAAGCAAAAGATGCTCCAGATGTGGGATGATTAATGCCCCGAAAGGAGCGAGATACGAATGCAAGGGATGCGGGTTGAGGATCGATAGACAGCTAAACGCTGCCATAAACCTATACCTTCAGATGAAGGGGCTTTCTCCAAGCAAAAGGCTCTTTAATGAGCTGATGAGGGCTTGGAGCGGGTTCACCCTGACAGGGGGAGAGGCCAATGAGGGCTCCTATGAACTCGTGAGGAGCCCTAGGCTAGTGAACCCCAAGAGCTACGCAAGTCTATCTAAGACTACGTAG
- a CDS encoding RNA repair domain-containing protein codes for MDPRSIKSVVNKILWDPSLRSEDFKAVYVDRFENSYKEFSLADVERVEGGFVALKSGAFIPLHRIKKIYNIKTGATLLSR; via the coding sequence ATGGATCCCAGAAGCATCAAATCTGTCGTGAACAAAATTTTGTGGGACCCTTCCCTAAGATCAGAGGATTTTAAGGCGGTTTACGTGGACCGGTTCGAAAACTCCTACAAGGAGTTCAGTTTGGCTGATGTTGAACGCGTTGAAGGAGGCTTCGTGGCCTTGAAGTCGGGAGCATTTATACCACTGCACAGGATAAAGAAGATATATAACATTAAGACGGGGGCAACCCTGCTTTCAAGGTAG
- a CDS encoding flavodoxin domain-containing protein: MDVVVVYSTRSGNTGKMAKAVAEGVAEKGFEVKVYDLRRSIFEDFREELEKAKGIAVGTPTHNYMPAYEVGIFLSKMRELNVKGKAAAVFGSYGWSGEAVYEVQRVMRELGFDIVAEPLRVIEEPGEEELKKCKELGLALAEKIKGK; encoded by the coding sequence GTGGATGTCGTAGTGGTTTACTCGACTAGATCTGGAAACACCGGAAAGATGGCTAAAGCGGTAGCTGAAGGCGTTGCCGAGAAGGGGTTTGAAGTTAAAGTGTACGATCTTCGCAGGAGCATCTTTGAGGATTTTAGAGAGGAGCTTGAGAAGGCGAAAGGTATAGCGGTTGGTACACCCACTCACAACTATATGCCGGCGTATGAGGTCGGCATTTTCTTGTCTAAGATGAGGGAGCTGAACGTTAAGGGTAAAGCTGCAGCCGTGTTCGGCTCATACGGGTGGAGTGGGGAAGCAGTCTACGAGGTTCAACGGGTAATGAGGGAGCTGGGCTTCGACATTGTGGCTGAGCCTCTAAGGGTTATCGAAGAACCAGGCGAGGAAGAATTGAAGAAGTGCAAGGAGCTAGGTTTAGCGCTAGCTGAGAAAATTAAAGGGAAGTGA
- a CDS encoding SDR family oxidoreductase, which produces MRLKDKVALVVGAGSSGPGIGNGRAISILFAQEGAKVACADINLSSAEETVRMIRETGGKAIAVQGDATKSEDAKRIVNTTLENFGKLDILVNVVGIASGLGLLETSEEEWDRVITTNLKSIFLMSKHAVPAMIKSGGGVIINISSAAAFVAHPCLSYGTTKAAIINMTKCMAVDLAKYNIRVNCIAPGFLDTPMVAPIMTESRREFLKQVIPLGKIGTAWDTAYAALYLASDEASYVTGTTLIVDGGLLAAGGRRRGEEKLL; this is translated from the coding sequence TTGAGACTGAAGGATAAGGTGGCATTGGTCGTTGGCGCCGGTTCTAGCGGTCCGGGTATAGGGAATGGACGTGCTATTTCCATCCTTTTCGCGCAAGAAGGAGCTAAGGTTGCATGCGCCGACATAAACCTCTCTTCGGCGGAAGAAACTGTGAGAATGATCCGCGAGACAGGTGGAAAGGCTATCGCTGTCCAGGGTGACGCCACAAAGAGTGAGGATGCTAAACGAATCGTTAACACAACACTCGAAAACTTCGGAAAACTAGACATACTCGTCAACGTCGTCGGAATAGCGAGCGGCTTAGGCCTCCTCGAAACAAGCGAGGAGGAATGGGATAGAGTAATCACCACAAATCTGAAAAGCATATTCCTCATGTCGAAGCATGCTGTACCGGCAATGATCAAATCCGGCGGCGGAGTGATAATAAATATTTCATCGGCGGCTGCTTTCGTTGCACATCCCTGCCTAAGCTACGGCACGACGAAGGCGGCAATCATAAACATGACGAAGTGCATGGCCGTCGACCTAGCAAAATACAACATAAGGGTTAACTGCATAGCACCCGGCTTCCTGGATACCCCAATGGTTGCTCCAATAATGACCGAGTCAAGGCGTGAATTCCTGAAACAAGTAATCCCCCTAGGGAAGATAGGGACAGCTTGGGACACGGCATACGCCGCCTTGTACCTCGCATCCGACGAAGCCTCATACGTGACGGGCACAACATTAATCGTGGACGGCGGCCTACTAGCAGCTGGTGGAAGACGTAGGGGCGAAGAAAAACTTCTCTAA
- a CDS encoding NAD+ synthase, which yields MLCLDDLRLDFALVKERIASFIREMVETSGSNGAVLGLSGGVDSSTVAFLLTYALNPEKVLALIMPSSTTPAQDTEDAFAVADLLGIEVEVVNIQPIEEAFAKACPRYNPEKLLAAGNLKSRLRMTTLYYYANSLNMLVVGTGNKSEIMVGYFTKYGDSGVDILPIGDLYKTQVRWLAEELGVPKRIIWKPPTAGLWPGQTDEEEMGIKYEVLDLVLYGLVECGYTQEKVSEETGIPLETVKKVVSMVARSEHKRSPVPKPLLQSLRKARKD from the coding sequence TTGCTGTGCCTCGACGACTTAAGGCTTGACTTCGCCCTCGTTAAGGAGCGAATAGCATCCTTCATTAGGGAGATGGTGGAGACGTCTGGGTCGAACGGGGCCGTTCTTGGGCTGAGCGGTGGAGTCGACTCGTCGACTGTTGCTTTCCTTCTTACATACGCCCTTAATCCGGAAAAAGTGCTAGCACTAATAATGCCGTCCTCGACAACCCCTGCGCAGGATACCGAAGACGCGTTTGCCGTTGCCGACCTTCTAGGAATAGAAGTTGAGGTTGTTAACATACAGCCCATCGAAGAAGCCTTCGCCAAAGCATGCCCACGTTACAACCCTGAAAAGCTGCTAGCCGCGGGGAACCTCAAATCACGCTTAAGAATGACAACGCTCTACTACTATGCTAACTCCTTAAACATGCTCGTCGTAGGCACGGGGAACAAAAGCGAAATAATGGTCGGCTACTTCACCAAGTACGGGGACAGTGGAGTTGACATACTTCCTATAGGCGACCTCTACAAGACGCAGGTAAGGTGGCTTGCGGAGGAGCTCGGAGTCCCGAAAAGGATAATTTGGAAACCTCCGACAGCGGGGTTGTGGCCCGGGCAAACAGACGAGGAAGAAATGGGCATAAAGTATGAGGTTCTCGACCTAGTCCTCTATGGTCTCGTTGAGTGCGGCTACACGCAGGAGAAGGTCTCAGAAGAAACCGGGATACCTTTGGAGACGGTGAAGAAAGTGGTTTCAATGGTCGCAAGAAGCGAGCACAAGAGGAGCCCCGTTCCAAAGCCACTGCTCCAGTCGCTGCGCAAGGCTAGGAAAGATTAG
- a CDS encoding DUF364 domain-containing protein — translation MIVEETFELVKERLGELKVEVEGVAVGLFYAGVALRTSHGVHGGVAYVFRASSLCSPIDGAGSLHELDPLDLAALSLSANLVEASVGVAALNALSQVIMERDPSYTPVTLDVADIVNEGESVVMVGYMEPVLRKLLDKKCKVVVSEIAKIDNAMVPVVPPSEAENHLKKADVVVITGSTLVNKTIDEFLEMDLKARIVAVAGPTASILPDVLFDRGATAVMGVTITDPKEMLRVVSQGGGTRQLLSTCAHKKAYLSHYKK, via the coding sequence GTGATAGTTGAAGAGACCTTCGAACTGGTTAAAGAACGCCTCGGAGAGTTAAAGGTAGAAGTTGAAGGAGTTGCAGTTGGCCTCTTCTACGCAGGGGTGGCTCTGCGCACCAGCCACGGCGTTCACGGTGGAGTGGCTTACGTCTTCAGGGCAAGCTCCTTATGCAGCCCCATAGATGGCGCCGGCTCGCTCCATGAGCTAGACCCACTGGACCTAGCAGCACTTTCTCTCTCGGCAAACTTGGTTGAGGCATCCGTTGGAGTAGCCGCCCTCAACGCTCTCTCTCAAGTCATAATGGAAAGAGACCCAAGCTACACGCCTGTAACGCTTGACGTCGCAGACATAGTCAATGAGGGTGAAAGCGTCGTTATGGTCGGTTACATGGAGCCTGTCCTTAGAAAGCTACTGGACAAGAAGTGCAAGGTTGTCGTTTCAGAAATAGCGAAGATAGATAACGCCATGGTGCCGGTCGTTCCTCCGAGCGAGGCTGAAAACCACCTAAAAAAAGCGGACGTAGTTGTGATAACGGGAAGCACACTTGTAAACAAGACTATAGATGAATTCCTCGAAATGGACTTGAAAGCAAGGATAGTTGCCGTCGCAGGCCCGACCGCAAGCATTCTTCCAGATGTCCTCTTCGACCGCGGAGCAACAGCAGTAATGGGGGTAACTATAACAGACCCAAAGGAAATGCTCCGAGTGGTCAGCCAGGGGGGAGGGACAAGGCAGCTGCTTTCAACGTGCGCGCACAAAAAAGCCTACCTTTCACACTACAAAAAATAA
- a CDS encoding energy-coupling factor ABC transporter permease: protein MAHVHLPDGIMPLEWCVLWFLAAGLLVGLAVIFGGRRLELKQRVAAAFLTVIVFVAMLIPVPSPFGGTHMNMTPLAGIVAGPIASALVVLVVSALAALIGHGGVTVLGANMLVLYFECIAAYLVYRALRGRFGVYVSAFAAVLIPLSLSTLLASGILSVSISGSPSYYFSKYAAESILVHCLVPEELAGNLLVHELVHEYVLGNVWLHETVHELSSNPLILWFWFSAAPEFEEFLFLVLRAVELSSPTRFFVVFTAATLPVNLFVAIIEAIVTGVIVQSIVRSRSDIVTAEQRVTEEGGLAAGR, encoded by the coding sequence TTGGCTCACGTTCACCTCCCTGACGGAATTATGCCTTTAGAGTGGTGTGTGTTGTGGTTTTTAGCAGCCGGCCTACTGGTTGGCTTAGCTGTGATTTTTGGTGGCAGACGGCTGGAGCTTAAACAAAGGGTGGCGGCGGCATTCCTTACCGTGATCGTTTTCGTAGCCATGCTTATTCCTGTACCGTCGCCTTTTGGTGGTACTCACATGAACATGACCCCTCTCGCGGGGATTGTTGCTGGCCCCATCGCGTCGGCTTTAGTCGTCTTGGTTGTCAGCGCTCTCGCAGCTCTGATTGGGCATGGTGGTGTCACTGTTCTTGGAGCTAACATGCTTGTCCTCTACTTTGAGTGTATTGCCGCCTACTTGGTTTACAGGGCTTTGAGGGGACGCTTTGGGGTGTACGTGTCGGCGTTTGCCGCAGTGCTCATCCCTCTTTCTCTTAGTACTCTCCTAGCGAGCGGCATACTTTCAGTTTCGATATCTGGGTCTCCTTCATACTATTTCAGCAAGTATGCGGCTGAAAGCATCCTGGTGCATTGTTTGGTTCCTGAAGAGCTGGCGGGAAACTTGTTAGTACATGAACTGGTGCACGAGTACGTTTTGGGGAATGTCTGGCTTCACGAGACTGTCCACGAATTGTCGTCTAACCCCTTGATTCTCTGGTTCTGGTTTTCAGCGGCTCCCGAGTTCGAGGAGTTTTTGTTCTTGGTTCTGAGGGCCGTTGAGCTTTCATCCCCGACGCGGTTTTTCGTAGTTTTCACTGCTGCCACGTTACCTGTAAACCTTTTCGTAGCCATTATCGAAGCTATTGTTACAGGCGTCATAGTTCAAAGCATAGTGAGGTCAAGGTCTGACATTGTCACAGCGGAGCAGCGTGTAACGGAGGAGGGTGGCCTTGCCGCTGGTCGTTGA
- a CDS encoding carboxymuconolactone decarboxylase family protein produces the protein MSSKVEEVVKSLQKFSEDFPEEFQKFIALVSAPYSFFDVKTREIIITTILAAKGYENEFKFHLNELMRSGFTKEELKNFLLLLLIYLGAPRFLQVLRWCKEEGKL, from the coding sequence ATGTCCTCCAAGGTAGAGGAAGTAGTGAAGTCTCTTCAAAAGTTCTCTGAAGATTTTCCCGAAGAATTCCAGAAGTTCATCGCGCTCGTGTCGGCTCCATACAGCTTCTTCGACGTAAAAACAAGAGAAATAATAATTACGACAATACTGGCTGCAAAGGGCTACGAGAACGAGTTTAAGTTCCACCTCAACGAGCTGATGAGGAGCGGCTTCACAAAAGAGGAATTAAAAAACTTCTTACTACTGCTCCTCATATACCTTGGAGCACCAAGATTCCTGCAAGTGCTCAGGTGGTGCAAGGAAGAAGGAAAGCTTTAG
- a CDS encoding 3-oxoacyl-ACP reductase family protein, protein MELKGKVALVTGGSGGIGRSICISLAARGCDVAVNYLTRRDEALEVVSEVMRLGRRSIAVRADVSKMSEVEEMVETVIRELGGIDILVNCAGILIVRPSILELTEEEWDRTIEVNLKGVFNCCKAVAKHMIEKRRGKIVNISSIAGRNGGTVGVHYAASKAGVIGLTMSLASELARFGITVNAVAPGPVDTKLLPDELKQKLAALVPLGRIARPDEVASAVIFLLENDHVTGITIDVNGGRWYS, encoded by the coding sequence TTGGAGCTTAAGGGAAAGGTGGCGCTTGTAACTGGTGGTAGTGGCGGCATTGGGAGGAGCATTTGCATAAGCTTAGCTGCTAGGGGGTGCGATGTGGCGGTTAACTATCTTACTAGGCGTGACGAGGCACTGGAGGTTGTTAGTGAAGTGATGAGGCTTGGACGCAGGAGCATAGCTGTGAGGGCGGACGTTTCGAAGATGAGTGAGGTCGAAGAGATGGTTGAGACAGTTATACGTGAGCTTGGAGGGATAGACATACTTGTCAACTGCGCCGGAATACTAATAGTTAGACCGTCAATACTTGAGTTGACGGAAGAGGAGTGGGATAGAACTATCGAGGTGAACTTGAAGGGGGTCTTCAACTGCTGCAAGGCTGTAGCTAAGCACATGATCGAGAAGAGAAGGGGTAAAATCGTCAATATTTCATCGATAGCAGGCAGGAATGGTGGGACTGTCGGGGTACACTACGCAGCTTCTAAGGCAGGAGTCATAGGGCTTACGATGAGCTTGGCATCCGAGCTGGCTCGCTTTGGCATAACTGTGAACGCGGTAGCCCCTGGACCAGTTGATACTAAGCTGCTGCCGGACGAGTTGAAGCAGAAGCTGGCGGCGCTGGTTCCACTGGGGAGGATAGCCCGGCCGGACGAGGTGGCGAGCGCAGTTATATTCCTACTGGAAAACGACCACGTGACAGGGATAACGATAGACGTTAACGGGGGGAGATGGTACTCCTGA
- a CDS encoding 4Fe-4S binding protein, which produces MGIKTFKSGDIVIKINFDKCNGDGACVDACPSEVFEIREGKSYAVRVEDCVECCSCVEACPEGAIEHSSC; this is translated from the coding sequence ATGGGAATCAAGACGTTTAAGTCAGGTGACATAGTGATCAAAATAAACTTCGACAAGTGCAATGGAGATGGCGCCTGCGTCGACGCATGCCCCTCAGAGGTGTTCGAGATAAGGGAAGGGAAATCTTACGCGGTAAGAGTTGAGGACTGTGTTGAGTGCTGCAGCTGTGTTGAAGCATGCCCCGAGGGAGCGATAGAGCACAGCTCCTGCTAA
- a CDS encoding CBS domain-containing protein — translation MKVEDVARRKLVTCKIDDDIPSVARLMVEEEVGSVFVEDKSGKIVGLITDGQIFRLLAQRRDTATVKAGDIMTREVYSIDKNASLADAWKLFQSTGVKRLAVTDEGRIIGVLSRKVVQRLMKFEKATSLARS, via the coding sequence TTGAAGGTTGAAGACGTTGCGAGACGTAAACTGGTCACATGCAAGATTGACGACGACATCCCATCTGTCGCTAGATTGATGGTTGAGGAGGAGGTTGGGTCTGTTTTCGTCGAGGATAAGAGCGGTAAGATCGTTGGCTTAATAACTGATGGACAGATATTCCGGCTTCTTGCCCAGCGCCGGGACACCGCTACCGTTAAGGCGGGAGACATTATGACTAGGGAGGTTTACTCGATAGACAAGAACGCGTCGCTTGCAGATGCTTGGAAACTCTTCCAGTCGACAGGAGTCAAAAGACTCGCTGTGACCGACGAGGGGAGGATAATTGGGGTCTTGAGTAGGAAAGTGGTTCAGCGACTCATGAAGTTCGAGAAGGCGACTTCGCTCGCCCGCAGCTAG
- a CDS encoding Mrp/NBP35 family ATP-binding protein yields MAEKGKRQVQRLQLDEIKKRMSHVKHKVVVMSGKGGVGKSTVTANLAVVLAEMGRKVGLMDADFHGPSIPKILGVQGIQPQVGPTRIQPVIAERGIKVISIDFFLPSSDSPVIWRGPLKMSAIRQFLSDVEWGELDYLLVDLPPGTGDEPLSVMQLIPGIDGVIIVTAPSDLSQYVVKKAVAMANKVGVRVIGIIENMSGFVCPNCGARFNLFGSGGGEKISMDMGVPFLGKIPIDPTISEDTDQGTPFTLNHPDSPATKAFKEIVERVVKAVEGEKPKGT; encoded by the coding sequence ATGGCTGAGAAAGGGAAGCGCCAAGTGCAACGCCTCCAATTAGACGAAATAAAAAAGCGGATGTCTCACGTGAAGCACAAAGTTGTTGTTATGAGCGGTAAGGGAGGTGTAGGCAAAAGCACCGTTACAGCAAACCTCGCCGTTGTTCTAGCGGAAATGGGTCGAAAGGTTGGCCTAATGGACGCGGACTTCCACGGTCCGTCCATACCTAAAATACTCGGGGTCCAAGGCATACAGCCACAAGTTGGTCCGACAAGGATACAACCGGTCATAGCTGAACGCGGCATAAAAGTGATCTCAATAGACTTTTTCCTCCCATCCAGCGACTCACCTGTGATCTGGAGGGGGCCGCTGAAAATGTCTGCGATAAGGCAGTTCCTTTCAGACGTAGAGTGGGGCGAGCTCGACTACTTGCTCGTCGATCTGCCTCCAGGAACTGGGGATGAGCCGCTAAGCGTGATGCAGCTCATACCCGGAATAGACGGCGTCATTATAGTGACGGCTCCATCGGATCTCTCCCAGTACGTTGTAAAGAAAGCTGTTGCTATGGCTAACAAAGTGGGTGTTAGAGTCATAGGGATAATTGAGAACATGAGTGGGTTCGTCTGCCCCAACTGCGGAGCACGCTTCAACCTCTTTGGCTCAGGAGGGGGAGAAAAGATATCCATGGACATGGGAGTCCCCTTCTTGGGGAAGATACCGATAGACCCAACCATAAGCGAGGACACTGACCAGGGCACGCCTTTCACGCTTAACCACCCCGACTCGCCTGCCACTAAAGCCTTCAAAGAAATAGTTGAGCGTGTAGTGAAAGCCGTCGAAGGAGAAAAACCTAAAGGGACATGA